Proteins found in one Salvia splendens isolate huo1 chromosome 10, SspV2, whole genome shotgun sequence genomic segment:
- the LOC121752563 gene encoding gibberellin-regulated protein 14-like has translation MASKGFIFMLAFVLLVTRMVSSAGDVENIEIENNDHRHHEHAKAPAPAPVYTPLHAPAKAPIHHQHHEHVIAPAHAPAHHHKHAITPAHAPLPHHEHAPAHAPAKSPAHSHNAPASAPIPPPHGCVAQCASYCKPISPKRPCMRKCTMCCAKCKCVPGSTKCHNWNSVEIHGHLVKCP, from the exons ATGGCTTCTAAAGGGTTCATTTTCATGCTAGCCTTTGTGCTTTTGGTTACAAGAATG GTCTCGTCCGCAGGAGACGTCGAAAATATTGAAATCGAG AACAACGACCATCGCCACCATGAGCATGCCAAAGCACCGGCTCCTGCCCCCGTCTACACTCCACTACATGCACCAGCTAAGGCCCCCATCCACCACCAACACCATGAGCATGTCATAGCACCGGCTCACGCACCTGCCCACCACCACAAGCATGCCATAACTCCTGCTCATGCCCCCCTCCCCCACCACGAGCATGCCCCTGCCCACGCACCAGCTAAATCCCCTGCTCACTCACACAATGCACCTGCCTCTGCACCAATTCCTCCACCACATG GTTGTGTGGCACAATGTGCATCATACTGCAAGCCGATTAGCCCGAAAAGGCCCTGCATGAGGAAATGTACCATGTGCTGTGCCAAGTGCAAATGTGTGCCTGGTTCTACAAAGTGCCACAACTGGAACAGTGTCGAAATCCACGGCCATCTCGTCAAGTGCCCTTGA
- the LOC121751476 gene encoding gibberellin-regulated protein 14-like: MASKGVLLVLTCFLLINTKVSSDEEKNELNNAYNKPPPPLPPVVKASPPPPPPSPSPPPPPVAKASPPPPSPPRNTKECGVLCVVRCKNHSRKNVCLRACVTCCDRCKCVPPGQYGNREKCGKCYATMTTRGGKLKCP; encoded by the exons ATGGCTTCAAAAGGTGTGCTTCTTGTCCTAACTTGCTTCCTTCTCATCAACACCAAG GTTTCATCAGATGAGGAAAAAAATGAGTTAAATAATGCTTACAACAAGCCACCCCCACCCCTGCCTCCGGTAGTCAAGGCgtccccaccaccaccaccaccatctccAAGCCCACCCCCTCCTCCAGTAGCAAAGGCGTCCCCACCACCGCCATCGCCACCAAGGAACACCAAAG AGTGTGGAGTGTTGTGTGTGGTGCGGTGCAAGAATCATTCGAGGAAGAACGTATGCCTGAGGGCGTGCGTAACATGCTGCGATAGATGCAAGTGTGTTCCACCAGGGCAGTACGGAAACAGAGAGAAATGCGGCAAATGCTACGCCACCATGACCACCCGCGGCGGCAAGCTCAAGTGTCCTtga